The Micromonospora sp. NBC_00421 DNA window CGCGACCAGCCGGTCGACCTCCGCCTCCGGGTCACCGTCGGGCGCGAGGTCGAAGCGCTGCCGGTTCCGGCCCTGCTTCGGGGCCACCGGCGGACCACCCCAGGCGACCTTCGTCCCGCCGTGCGGTGACTGGACGGCGGTCTCCTGGTCCTGGTCCCACACCAGTGGCCAGCCCAACGCCTCGCTCCAGAAGAGACCGACCTCCCGGGTGCCGTCGCAGGAGACCTCGCCGAGCAGGCCGCAGCCGGCCAGGAAGCGGTTGCCCGGCGCGATGACGCAGAACTCGTTGCCCTCGGGATCGGCCAGCACGATGTGCCCCTCCTCGGGGCGCTGGCCGACGTCGAGGTGGGTGCCGCCGAGATCCAGCGCGGTCGCCACCTGCCGCTGCTGGTCGTCGGGGTCGGCGCTGGTCAGGTGCAGGTGTAGCCGGTTCGGACCGACCTGCTCCGTCCCGCTCGACACGAACCGCAGGCCGAGCTGGGTGTCCGTGCCGGGCAGCAGGACTCCGCCGCCGA harbors:
- a CDS encoding VOC family protein — protein: MLSRPLTVTFDAHHPIRPARFWAGLLGRDVVEEVGGGVLLPGTDTQLGLRFVSSGTEQVGPNRLHLHLTSADPDDQQRQVATALDLGGTHLDVGQRPEEGHIVLADPEGNEFCVIAPGNRFLAGCGLLGEVSCDGTREVGLFWSEALGWPLVWDQDQETAVQSPHGGTKVAWGGPPVAPKQGRNRQRFDLAPDGDPEAEVDRLVALGAARVEVGADGVVVLADPDGNEFCVTAG